AGTTCAGCCTCGCTCCGGGCCTTGAGGAAGGCCGCCTGGGCCTCGCCGAGCTCCGCGCTCTTGAGGGTCGCAAGGGCAGCACCGGCCGCGACGCGATCGCCCGCCTTGGCGTGGAGGGCGACCAGGTGGCCCGCGATGGGGGGCAGGACCACGCTCTGACCTTCGGGACGCGGCACGATCTGGCCCATGGCCTCCTGCGTCGCGGTAAGCGACCGGCGCACGACGCTCGCGCTCTCAAGGGTGATGAGGCGGCGGGCGCTTTCGGGCAGAACCACCACGTCCGAGGCCGTCGCTTCGGCGGTTTCCGAGGCGGGGGCGGGCTCGTGCTTGCTGCAGCCCAGGAGGCAAGAGAGCGTGACGAGGCCCAAGAGAAGGGGCTTCATTGAAATATCTCCTTCGCGCGTGATCTAACGTCCGGCGGCGCTTTCGAGCCGCAGGTAGGAAAGTTGGTAAGCCAAGAGGGCCTGGAGACGATCGGAGGCCACGTCCGAGAGGGCGTGCCGCGCGGCGGCGAGCTCGGCGATCGGACCGACACCGGCCTTGCGGCGCGCCGTGGCCTTCTCGAGCATGTGCTCGGCGAAGGGCAGGCTGCGCGTGTCGATTTCCGCAAGGCGGGTCTTGGCCTCGAGGGCCGCGTAGTAAGCGGCGAGGACCTCCTGGGCGATCTCTTGATCCTTGACCAGGCGCTCGGCTTCGAGGCGCGCGGCCTCGGCCGTGGCCGCGGCACGTTCGCCCGCCTGGTTATAGCGCACGGGCAGGGGCAGGTCGAAGCCCCCGACCACCACCGGCTCGGTGTTGGCCGCCGTACCCAGCTGCGCCTCGATTTCGCCGTTGCCGAAGCGCAGCGAATCCGCCAGGCGCACGCCGCGCTCCTCGCGGCGGCGGGCGATCGCGATCTCTTGAGGTTCAAGGCGCTCTCGGCGCGCCTCGGCGAGCCAGGCATCCAGGGGCTGAAGCGAGATCGGCTGCGGAGCGACGAGCTCGGCGAGGGCGAGCGGCTCGCCCAAAGGACGTCCGAGCAGGAAGGCAAGATGGGCCTCCTGGCCGACGACCTGCTGCTCGGCGCCGCGGCGCGCAAGCTGGAGCTTCAGCAGCTCGAAGTCGGCGTCCAGGCGCTCGTGGGGGGCGAGCTCGCCTGCGGCGATCTGCTTGTTCACCCGGCCCACCTCGGCCTGTTGCCATGAGATGTCCCGGTCGTGGACCTTGAGGGCCTCGCGGACGCTCCAGAGGCGGTAGTAGGCCTCCTTGGCCTGGAGGGCCACCTGCTTCTCGAGGCGCTTCCGCGAGAGCTTCAGGATGGCCACGTCCTCGGCCGCCTGCTCTTTGCGCTGGCCGGCGAGGCCGCGAAAGTCGAGGGGCTGGCGCAGGCCCAGGGTGACCATGTTGTTGGCCGCCTGGGGTGAGAGCTGAAGCTGGCCGACGAGGCTCGGGTTGGCGGGGGCTCCGACCGCCGTCGCTCGGGCATCGGCGGCGGCGATGGCTTGATCCATCGCCTTGAGAGCGGGGCTGTGGGCCACCGCCGCGTCCACCACTCCGGCAAGCGAGGCGGCGGGCTGAGCCCAGACGGCGGCGGGTAGCAGGGCAAGTGCGCAGAAGGCAGCGAGCATGGTACGAGGCTGGATCACTGGGTGCTCCGTGTCGAAGGGGGAGGTCGCCTCCCTCCATGGTAGCAACGGTTCGTGAAAAAAACGGGAACCCCTCGATCGATGAATGCCCGTGCCAAACTCTGCCCGGGATCGAATTTCAAAAAAAACCCCTTCGGTCTATTTTTGCCTCGTGGCGGCACGACGAGCCGCCGTCCTCATAAAGGAGTGCGAACCTATGAAGCATTTGAGCGCGACGATGCTGGTGGCGGCCATGGCGGCCTCGATCCAGCTGAGCGGCTGCGGCCGCATCGCCCCCGGCCCGGTGCAGGCGCCCCAGGCGACGGTCCAGACGGAGCGCACGACCAACTTCTTCGTGCTCGACGCCGCCGCCAGCAGCAACGCCCAGGCCCTTTCGACCGAAAGCACCCACGCCCGGATCCTGAGCCAGCTCGACCTCAGCGACACCCAGAAGACCCAGCTCAAGCTCATCCGCGCCAAGGCCCGAGCCCTCTACAACCGCGAAGAGATGAAGGCCAGATGGCAAACCCTCGAGGCCCTCATGAACGCCCCGACCCTCGATACGGCCGCCCTCAAGGCCTACGTTGCATCCATGGAAGCCGAGCACAAGGGCAAGATCGACGCCTTGGCGGCCTTGGCAGGTGAGATGCGCGACGTGCTGACCTCCGAGCAGCGCGATAAGCTGGTTTCGCTGGTGAGCGAGCAGCAGCCCGGCCGCATGGCCGCCCGGGCCCGCAGCGCCATCCGCACCAACGTGATCAACGCCCTGAACCTGAGCAGCAATCAGCAGAACACCCTCTCGGCCCTGCAGAACCAGATGGAAGCCCAGCATGAGGTCAAGCGCGACGCCAAGCGCAAGGCCTTCATCGAGTTCATCGTGGACGGCAACCAGCTCGCCCTCGCCGAGAACCTCAAGCGCAGCATGGGGCACGAGAACATCGACGAAGCGATCCAGTGGGTCGGCAGCCTGAGCCAGGATCAGCGCAAGGTCCTCGTCGAGAAGCTCGGCGAGATCAAGCAGCGGCACATGGCCCGCATGATGGCGGACTAAGCATCCGGCAGGCCCCGGGGCGGCGCCGCCCCGGGGCCTCTTCTCTGCTATGCTGGGGATATGCGCATCCTGGTCATCGAGGACGAGCCCCATCTCGCCAACGCCCTGCACGAGGCCCTCTGTGCCCAGGGGCACGCCGTGGACGTGGCACACGACGGCCTCGAGGGCCTCGACCTGCTGCGCGGTGCGCCCTTCGACCTGGCGGTGCTCGACGTGATGCTGCCGCGCCGCTCCGGTCTCGAGGTCTGCCGCGAGGCCCGGGCGCACGGGGTCGAGACCCCCATCCTGATGCTGACCGCCCGCGACACCCTCCAGGACAAGGTCCAGGGGCTCGATGCGGGCGCCGACGACTACCTGGTGAAGCCCTTCGAGCTGGCCGAGCTGCTCGCCCGGGTCCGAGCGCTCTTGCGGCGCAACGCGACGCAGAAGGAAGCGGTGCTGGTCGTGGGCGACCTCTCGCTGGATCCCGCCACGGGCGAGGTGCGGCGGGCGGGCCAAGAGATCAAGCTGGGGCGCAAGGAGCGCGCCCTGCTCGAGGCCCTGATGCGCAACGCGGGACGTACCCTCAGCCACGACCAGATCATCGCCCACCTGTGGGATCTCTCCGCCGAGCCGAGCCCCGAGGTCGTCCGTGCCCACGTCAAGGGGCTGCGCCGTGCCATCGGCGATCAGGCGCCCTCGCGCCTCATCGAGACCGTCCACGGCCTCGGATACCGAATGAGCGCCCATGCTCCAGGCCCTTAGGCGTCGCCTCAGCACCTATTACCTCAGCGTCCTCGCCTTGATCCTGATCGGGTACGGGCTCGGGGTGTACAGCTCCACTCGGGCGGTACTGCTGCGGGGCTTCGACGAGGTGAACCGCCACGCGCTCGCCAACTCGATCGGCGCTTTCCAGGTCCCCGGGGCCACCCTCGAGACCGTGAAGCACGAGCTCACCGAGATCGGCCTCGAAACAGACGAGCACCTGGCGCTGCTCAGCCCCGAGGGGCGGCTCCTGTACGCCCGCGGCGAGCACCTGGAAGCCGAGGCGCCCCTGAAGCCGGGGGCGACCACCTACCATCATCCGGACGGGGCGCTGCGCATGTACGTCGTCCCCCTCGAGAAAGATGGCAAGCTCCACGGTTACTTGCGGATTTGCCAGTCCCTGACCGAGACGGAGCGGACCCTGCGCACCCTGGGACTGACCCTCGCAGGCCTGGTGCCCTTGGGCCTCCTGATCGCCTGGCTCGGCGGACGCTGGCTGGTCGGGCTCGCCGCCAAGCCGATCGAGGAGGCCCTGGAGCGAGAGCGGCAGTTCACCCGCGATGCGTCCCACGAGCTGCGGACCCCCCTCTCGGTCGTCCTCGCCCATTCCCAGCTGGCGCTCACCCAGGACCTGCCCCAGGCCGCCCGCGACAAGCTGGAGCTGATCGTCGCGACCACCCGCAAGATGAACGCCCTGGTCGCCGACCTGCTCGCCCTGGGACGGATCGACGCGGGCGGCGGGGGCGCGCCCTTGCGCTTCTCGCTCGCCGAGCTGCTCGACGAGGAGAGCGAGGCCCTTTCCCCCTTGGCGCAAGCGCGAGGCGTGGCGCTGGCCGTCACGCCCCAGCCGGACGGCGCCTGGGTGCACGGCGATCCTGCCCGCATCGGCCAGGTGGTCCGCAACCTGCTCGATAACGCCATCCGCTACACGCCACAGGGCGGCTCGGTGAGGGCGGGCATCCAGGTCGAGCCCGGGGCGATCGTGCTCGAGGTGAGCAACACCGGCCCGTGGATCCCGCCCGAGCAGCAGCGGCTGATCTTCGAGCGGTTCTACCGGCTCGACACGGGACGCGCCGCCAACCCGGACGGCTCGGGGCTGGGGCTTGCGATCGCCCGGGCGATCGCAAAGGCGCACGGCGGCGAGCTCTCGCTCGCGGCATCCAGCGCGCGCGAGACGACCTTTCGGCTGCGCCTTCCCCGACGCCAAAGCCCCCCGCCAAGCTAGGCGAGGGGCTTCGGGCCACAAGGGGCAGTTAGCGGCTGGCGGCGCTCAGGCGCGGCGGCTCGTGGGCGGCGATCGCA
Above is a window of bacterium DNA encoding:
- a CDS encoding TolC family protein, which translates into the protein MIQPRTMLAAFCALALLPAAVWAQPAASLAGVVDAAVAHSPALKAMDQAIAAADARATAVGAPANPSLVGQLQLSPQAANNMVTLGLRQPLDFRGLAGQRKEQAAEDVAILKLSRKRLEKQVALQAKEAYYRLWSVREALKVHDRDISWQQAEVGRVNKQIAAGELAPHERLDADFELLKLQLARRGAEQQVVGQEAHLAFLLGRPLGEPLALAELVAPQPISLQPLDAWLAEARRERLEPQEIAIARRREERGVRLADSLRFGNGEIEAQLGTAANTEPVVVGGFDLPLPVRYNQAGERAAATAEAARLEAERLVKDQEIAQEVLAAYYAALEAKTRLAEIDTRSLPFAEHMLEKATARRKAGVGPIAELAAARHALSDVASDRLQALLAYQLSYLRLESAAGR
- a CDS encoding response regulator transcription factor: MRILVIEDEPHLANALHEALCAQGHAVDVAHDGLEGLDLLRGAPFDLAVLDVMLPRRSGLEVCREARAHGVETPILMLTARDTLQDKVQGLDAGADDYLVKPFELAELLARVRALLRRNATQKEAVLVVGDLSLDPATGEVRRAGQEIKLGRKERALLEALMRNAGRTLSHDQIIAHLWDLSAEPSPEVVRAHVKGLRRAIGDQAPSRLIETVHGLGYRMSAHAPGP
- a CDS encoding Spy/CpxP family protein refolding chaperone — protein: MKHLSATMLVAAMAASIQLSGCGRIAPGPVQAPQATVQTERTTNFFVLDAAASSNAQALSTESTHARILSQLDLSDTQKTQLKLIRAKARALYNREEMKARWQTLEALMNAPTLDTAALKAYVASMEAEHKGKIDALAALAGEMRDVLTSEQRDKLVSLVSEQQPGRMAARARSAIRTNVINALNLSSNQQNTLSALQNQMEAQHEVKRDAKRKAFIEFIVDGNQLALAENLKRSMGHENIDEAIQWVGSLSQDQRKVLVEKLGEIKQRHMARMMAD